GGTTCATCCGGTGACCAATGTTTGGGGATTTACATCGCCTGGAGAAAAATCAGATTGGGGAATGCACGTAGGAGCTGGAGCTTGGTTAACTACGCATATTATGGAGCATTATTACTTTACGTTGGATAAAGAATTTTTAAAGAATGAATTTCCGGTATTAAAAGGAGCTACAGAATTTTATATGGATTGGTTAATTCCAGACCCTAAAACAGGGAAGTTAATTTCTGGTCCAACGGTGTCTCCAGAAAATAAATTTAGAGCTCCTGACGGTAGTGTTAGTAAAATATGTATGGCTCCTGCTCACGATCAACAAGTAATTTGGCAGTTGTTTCAAAACTATATTGATGCTGCGAATGCTTTAGATAAAAACGATGCATTTTTAAATAGTGTAAAACAAGCTCAAGCACAGTTACAAGGTCCTAAAATAGGAAGTGACGGACGTTTGTTAGAGTGGAATGAGGAGTTTGAAGAAATTGAAAAAGGACACAGACATATTTCTCATTTATATGCACTACACCCAGGTTTCCAGATAGATGTTGATGAAACGCCTGAGTGGGCTACAGCAGCAAGAAAATCTTTAGATTATAGAATTCAACATGGTGGTGGTGCTACAGGTTGGAGCTCAGCTTGGTTAATAAATCAGTATGCTCGTTTAGGTGATGGCGATCTTGCAGAAAAGAGTTTAAAGACACTGTTATCAAAAAGAATTAGTCACAATTTATTTGGTCAACATCCACCTTTTCAAATAGATGCCAATTTTGGAGCTACAGCTGGAATTTCAGAAATGTTAATACAAAGTCATACCGGAGAAATTAGATTATTGCCTGCTTTACCGAGCAATTGGAAAAATGGTGAAGTAAAAGGATTGTGTACCAAAGGTGGTTTTGTGGTAGACATTAAATGGCAAGATGGGAATTTAGTATCGGCAAAAATCCATGCAAAACAAGGAGGAGAGGCTAAGGTAAAGTACAAAGACAAAACAATTAGTATACATACAAAACCAGGAGAAAATATTGAGTTTCCACTATAAAAAATAGTTCCTGAATACATAATAAAATTAAAAATAGTAAAATGATATCACAAAGATTTAAACGATACTCAATAGCATTGTTGTTACTTACGGTAACACCAAATGTATTTGCACAAAATAAAAATCAGTCCCCAAACATCATTTATATTCTTGCAGATGATTTAGGTTACGGAGATGTTAAAACGTTTAATCCTAACGGAAAAATTCCCACTCCAAATATGGATAAAATGGCAGCAAATGGAATTAAATTTACAGATGCTCATACTTCATCAGCTGTTTGTACACCTACGCGCTACGGAATTTTAACAGGTCGTTACAATTGGAGAACCCCTTTAAAACAAAGTGTGTTAAGTGGGTACTCTAAATCTTTAATTAAAAAAGAGCGTACCACTGTGGCTGATGTATTAAAAAGTAAAGGATACAACACTGCTTATATAGGAAAATGGCATTTAGGTTGGGATTGGAAACTTGTAGATGAAAACGAAAAAATTAGTGATAAATATGATGCTAAAGCTAAAGTTGATTTCTCCAAGCCTATTCAAAATGGACCATCCACTCACGGATTTGATTATTCTTTTGGTTTTTGTGGTTCTTTAGACATGCCTCCTTATGTGTTTGTAGAAAATGATATGCCAACCATGGTACCTACCAAAACCACTGTAAATATGGATAGTAAAGGGTTTTGGAGAAAAGGATTGACTTCTGATGATTTTGATCATACCAATTTGTTACAGGATTTAACAGATAGAGCTGTAAGTTATATTAGTAACCAAGCTAAAGAAAAAGAACCTTTCTTTTTATATTTTCCATTGCCTGCACCACATACTCCTATTTTACCAACTACAGAATTTTTAGGAAAAAGTAATACCAATATGTATGGGGATTTTGTAATGCAAGTGGATGATGTACTAAGGCAAGTAAGAACTGTTTTAAAAGAGCAAGGAATTGCAGAAAACACTTTGGTGGTGTTTACTAGTGATAATGGATGTTCTCCTAGAGCAAATTTTGAAGAGTTACAAAAAGTAAAGCACAATCCTAGTTATAAGTTTAGAGGCTCTAAGGCTGATATATACGAAGGAGGACACAGAGTTCCGTTTATAGTAGAGTGGCCAGCAAAAGGATTAAAAAATGCAATATCAGACAAAACCATTTGTACTACAGACTTTTTAGCAACTTGTGCAGATATTACAGGTTATAAATTACAAGATGCAGAAGGGGTTGATAGTTACAGTATGTTACCTCTAATTACAGGTGAAAAGAATGATGATATTCGTGAATACACAGTTCATCATTCTATAGATGGTTCTTTTGCCATTAGAAAAGGAGATTGGAAATTGAGTGTTTGTAAAGGTTCTGGTGGATGGTCTTATCCAAAGTTAAGCGATATTAAAAAAGAAAAATTAGACTTGCCAGATATGCAGTTGTACCATCTTAAAAAGGATATTGGAGAAACTACAAATGTAATTGCTGAGCATCCAAAAGTGGCAGCAGAATTAAAAGCAGCTCTTAAAAAAATCATTTTAGACGGTAGAAGTACTAAAGGAAAAAAACAAGAAAATGATGGAATGGAAGGATGGAAACAAATTCAACCAATTATAAATTAAACAACTATGCGTAATTATTTAAAACTAGGTGTTTCTTTTTTGTTGGTAATGTTAGTAGTTGCTTGTAGTTACAGTCCATCAGAAAAAGAAGTAAAGGATTATGAAAACATCCCAGAAACCATAAACTTAAATCAATTAAATACCACCAAAGGTATTTTACGATTAAATAAGCAAGAAGTTACTCCAAATGCAGAGGGTATTATTGCCGAAATAAAACTAGAATTACCCAAGTTTAAAAAAGGAATTTACTACCGTCCATTTTCAGAAAAACTAGCTGCAGGAAATAGGGTAGAACCACTTTGGTTTGATGATATCTCAGAATTAAACAATTACAAACATCAAAAACCAAGAATGGACAGTCATGTAAATCTTGGGGCATTTATGATGTTGCAACAAGAAAATGGCGAGTACTTGGCTCTGTTGCCATTAACATCAAACCGCATAGGGAATACGTTTAGTGTACACAATAACAATATGTATATCACCATGGCAACTTATGGTACAGCAACAGAAAATGTATCTGTTCCTTTTGTAAGTTATGCACAATCTAAAAATCCTTACGAAGCAGCAAGACAAGTTTGGGAGTTGGCTATGCAAATGGATGAAATTAAGGAAAATATCAACTGGAGAGAACAAAAAGAATATCCAGAAGCTTATAACTATTTAGGGTGGTGTTCTTGGGAACATTACAAGCATAAAATAAACGAAGAAATTATTTTAAAAGCAGCTAAGGATATTAAAACAAGTTCCATTCCTTTTAGATGGATGTTAATAGACGATGGATATTTAGATCATAAACAAAATGCTTTATTGTCTTTTGGAGTAGATAAGAAAAAGTTTCCTAACGGATGGGAACCTATTATGGCTCAAAAAGATGAGAAAATAAAATGGTTTGGAATCTGGAGACATTTTAACGGTTATTTTGGAGGGGTTTCTTTAAACCATCACATGCCACAATTACAAGATTATTTGATAGAGAGAAATCCAAGAGGGAAAAGGAAATTTTACATGCCTAAAATTTCAGAAGAAGCAGCCAATGCTTTTTACCATGAAATGACAGAGCATACTAAAAAAAGTGGTTTTGATATTATTAAAGTAGATTTTCAATCGGATAATTTCCGTAACAATACAGGAGCTAGCAATGCTATTTTAGGAGTACATTATAACAATACTGCTCTAGAAGAAAATACCAAAAGCAAAGGTTTAATGTTTTTAAACTGTATTGCTCAACAAAGTTTTAATGTATTTAATCACAGATACAGTGCTTTAATAAGAGGGAGTGTAGATTACAAAACTACAAAAGATCGTTTAGACGTTACCTTAGTACAAAACTTTGCCAATGCCTTTTGGTTAGGGCACACGCATTGGTTAGATCAAGATATGTTTTTTGCCAATTTTAAAGAAACAGCTCAATTAATGGCAGTAGCAAGAGCAATGTCTGGAGGGCCTATTTACTTGTCTGATGAACCTGAAAACATTGATGACACGGTGTTAAAACCATTAACATATAAAGATGGTCGTATTGTGGGAACGTTAGCACCAGCAGTGCCTTTGCCAGAAAGTTTAATGCAAGATCCTTATGCTGATGACAAAGCGTTTAAAGTAATTGCTCCTTTACAAAACAAAACCGCAGCTATTATGGCTGTTAATTTAAACCAGAATGATAAAGAGGTTACTACACAAGTTTCTTTAAAAGATTATGCTTTTGCTGGAGGAATGATTCAGCCTTATAAGGGCTTATGGCAAACACCAAAAGAAGGAGTTTTGTTGTACGATTATTATAACAAAACCGCACAAGTTTTAAAAGACGATTATTCATTTACGTTGGCATCAAGAAAAGAACGTTTGCTATTGTTAAATCCTATTAAAGAAGGATGGGCAGTAATTGGTAGACCCGATAAATATTTATCTGGAGCTACGTATGAATTGTTAAATGTTGATGAACAATATGTAAACATAAAAATGATAGAAGATGGTTCGTTGTTATTATGGACTAACGGAAAAATACCAACTTCAGAAAACTTTGAATTTACAGACTTAGGAAATGGATTGTGGCAAGGGAATTTAATCAACCCTGTGGATAGCAAAGAATATATTATTTCTAAAAAGTAATAAAATATATGAAGTTTATTATCTCCTTATTAATACTGATTTTTTCAAGTTTACAAGCTCATGCTCAGTTTACTTTAACATATAACGAGCCTGCAAGTCCGTTTACCCAAGAACAAAGAAATAATTACAACAAAAACGGGTATATACAAGAAGCATTACCGCTTGGAAATGGAAGGTTAGGAGCCATGTTTTCTGGAGGAATTGCACAAGAGCATATCATGATGAATGAAATTACCTTGTGGATGAACAGCAAACGAGGGTTAGATTCAGTTGCGCAATCTGGAACAAGAATAGGAGCTCATAAAAATTTTCATAAAGTAAGAAAAACATACCAAGAGGAACATTATGGTACAGGAGAAAATAGTATGGAGGCTACGGCCACTAAATATTTAAGTACCCAACAACCCTTAGGAAATTATGCACCGTTTGCAGATGTGTACGTGTCAACAGGTCATCAAACCAAAGATATTAGTCATTACAATCGTTCTTTAGATATTCATAAAGGTGTGGGAACGGTTCATTACAATATTGGAAAATCGGAATACACTAGAACGTATTTTTCTAGTCATCCACATGATGTAGTAGTTGCTCGTTATACGGCTAAAAAAGCTACAATGAATCTTACCATTCATACAAGTTCTTTACATAAAATTACCCATGTACAAGCAAAAGGACAGAGAATTGTATTGCAAGGAGAAGCTGCTATGGAGAAAGATCCTGTGCAGTTTATGCAAAGCATTTTTGTAGATGCTGGAAAAGCAGAAATCATAGCGCAACAAGATGGTTCTTTAAAGATTAAAAACGCCACGGATGTTAAAATTTATGTAGCAGCTTATACAGATTACCTTCCTGTTTATCCAACATTTAAACGACGTGATTATATAGCAGATACTGAAAAAACATTAAAAAAAGCGGTTGAGGTAGGGTATCAAGAACTTAAAGAAATGCATCAAAATGATGTTTCAGCATTGATGGATCAATGTCAATTGAACTTAAATTACCAACCTTCTGGTGTTACTACAGATCAACTAATTGCTCAAGGTTCAAGCATTGAGTTGGAAAACCTTTATTTTAATTATGCTCGTTATTTACAAGTAAGTTCATCGCGTACAGCATCGGTACCTTCAAATTTACAAGGTTTGTGGAATGGTCATTTAAAACCTGCTTGGAATGCCGATTATCATACAGATATTAATTTGGCTATGAACTATTGGATGGTAGAGACTGCCAACTTGCCTAATTCTTTTAATCCTTACGTGTCTTATTTAAAAACGATTGCTGAGTCTGGTAAACATACTGCCAAAGAATCTTTTGGCATAGAAAAAGGTTGGAGTATGGGACTTAATGGAAATGTATTTGGATTTACAGCACCCAATGTACATGGTAGAAGAATGCAAC
Above is a genomic segment from Wenyingzhuangia fucanilytica containing:
- a CDS encoding sulfatase family protein encodes the protein MISQRFKRYSIALLLLTVTPNVFAQNKNQSPNIIYILADDLGYGDVKTFNPNGKIPTPNMDKMAANGIKFTDAHTSSAVCTPTRYGILTGRYNWRTPLKQSVLSGYSKSLIKKERTTVADVLKSKGYNTAYIGKWHLGWDWKLVDENEKISDKYDAKAKVDFSKPIQNGPSTHGFDYSFGFCGSLDMPPYVFVENDMPTMVPTKTTVNMDSKGFWRKGLTSDDFDHTNLLQDLTDRAVSYISNQAKEKEPFFLYFPLPAPHTPILPTTEFLGKSNTNMYGDFVMQVDDVLRQVRTVLKEQGIAENTLVVFTSDNGCSPRANFEELQKVKHNPSYKFRGSKADIYEGGHRVPFIVEWPAKGLKNAISDKTICTTDFLATCADITGYKLQDAEGVDSYSMLPLITGEKNDDIREYTVHHSIDGSFAIRKGDWKLSVCKGSGGWSYPKLSDIKKEKLDLPDMQLYHLKKDIGETTNVIAEHPKVAAELKAALKKIILDGRSTKGKKQENDGMEGWKQIQPIIN
- a CDS encoding Sip1-related alpha-galactosidase, producing the protein MRNYLKLGVSFLLVMLVVACSYSPSEKEVKDYENIPETINLNQLNTTKGILRLNKQEVTPNAEGIIAEIKLELPKFKKGIYYRPFSEKLAAGNRVEPLWFDDISELNNYKHQKPRMDSHVNLGAFMMLQQENGEYLALLPLTSNRIGNTFSVHNNNMYITMATYGTATENVSVPFVSYAQSKNPYEAARQVWELAMQMDEIKENINWREQKEYPEAYNYLGWCSWEHYKHKINEEIILKAAKDIKTSSIPFRWMLIDDGYLDHKQNALLSFGVDKKKFPNGWEPIMAQKDEKIKWFGIWRHFNGYFGGVSLNHHMPQLQDYLIERNPRGKRKFYMPKISEEAANAFYHEMTEHTKKSGFDIIKVDFQSDNFRNNTGASNAILGVHYNNTALEENTKSKGLMFLNCIAQQSFNVFNHRYSALIRGSVDYKTTKDRLDVTLVQNFANAFWLGHTHWLDQDMFFANFKETAQLMAVARAMSGGPIYLSDEPENIDDTVLKPLTYKDGRIVGTLAPAVPLPESLMQDPYADDKAFKVIAPLQNKTAAIMAVNLNQNDKEVTTQVSLKDYAFAGGMIQPYKGLWQTPKEGVLLYDYYNKTAQVLKDDYSFTLASRKERLLLLNPIKEGWAVIGRPDKYLSGATYELLNVDEQYVNIKMIEDGSLLLWTNGKIPTSENFEFTDLGNGLWQGNLINPVDSKEYIISKK
- a CDS encoding glycosyl hydrolase family 95 catalytic domain-containing protein, which produces MKFIISLLILIFSSLQAHAQFTLTYNEPASPFTQEQRNNYNKNGYIQEALPLGNGRLGAMFSGGIAQEHIMMNEITLWMNSKRGLDSVAQSGTRIGAHKNFHKVRKTYQEEHYGTGENSMEATATKYLSTQQPLGNYAPFADVYVSTGHQTKDISHYNRSLDIHKGVGTVHYNIGKSEYTRTYFSSHPHDVVVARYTAKKATMNLTIHTSSLHKITHVQAKGQRIVLQGEAAMEKDPVQFMQSIFVDAGKAEIIAQQDGSLKIKNATDVKIYVAAYTDYLPVYPTFKRRDYIADTEKTLKKAVEVGYQELKEMHQNDVSALMDQCQLNLNYQPSGVTTDQLIAQGSSIELENLYFNYARYLQVSSSRTASVPSNLQGLWNGHLKPAWNADYHTDINLAMNYWMVETANLPNSFNPYVSYLKTIAESGKHTAKESFGIEKGWSMGLNGNVFGFTAPNVHGRRMQQSGAWLCQNLFEHYAFSKDKKYLEEIYPILKGAAEFYVAFLAPWKDGSLVIYPTWSPENAYLVKEFGKLNKQAYGASFEQQLVLNLFTDYIEASVVLNRDKAFRKTVQETIPKLCPQKIGQYGQVQEWPEDWDNPTDHHRHISHLIALHPGRDFSPLTTPELSNAALVTMKHRGDISTGWSTAWKTNFWARLHNGDKAYQFYQFLTAKRTYANLFDFHPPFQIDGNFGGTAGVCEMLLQSHLRSVNNKADNIQEAAFVAYQNTSENKKHFVPVAPKESIANAPYILHLLPALPSAWSKGSVKGLRARGGLEVDITWDHGVLVNAIIYAKTNSVFRVFHQGKLSSVISLKEGVSIQWNSNSKK